The Lepidochelys kempii isolate rLepKem1 chromosome 5, rLepKem1.hap2, whole genome shotgun sequence genome window below encodes:
- the ZNF462 gene encoding zinc finger protein 462 isoform X6 encodes MEVLQCDGCDFRAPSYEDLKAHIQDVHTAFLQPTDVSEESPSQPRSGSMNASNQTEVEFSSVKDEFTIADEIAGQNAAQMGTGSYYSHSQSFYSQHMAPNPKPTNKFFQCKFCVRYFRSKNLLIEHTRKVHGTQAGGSSVGPPAAGSLNYNIMMHEGFGKVFSCQFCTYKSPRRARIIKHQKMYHKNNLKESSTPPTATAAISESASASVPVQESCKELPAEVVERSILESMVKPLTKSRGNFCCEWCSYQTPRRERWCDHMMKKHRSMVKILSSLRQQQDGTSLPDVQNKSAPNSAPNSNYISMNATGREMPNANVSNFRGSMSNSLIRPNSSTSSKFSSVSYPQMKPKSPHNSGMVNLSDRSRYGIADMTNSSADLETNSMLNDSSSDEELNEIDSENGLNSMDHQTSGMSAEQLMGSDGNKLLETKGIPFRRYMNRFQCPFCPFLTMHRRSISRHIENIHLSGKTAVYKCDECPFTCKSSLKLGAHKQCHTGTTSDWDAVNSQSESIASSLNESTVSYESGNINGRKSGGMMESVQQQQQQSPQPHSQHPYKCTLCNYSTTTLKGLRVHQQHKHSFCDNLPKYEGPSSNTPQESEVDAHAASSTVKKSQTSILGLSSKNNFVAKTSRKLTNDFPLDLSPVKKRTRIDEIASNLQSKINQNKQQEDAVINVEDDEEEEEDNEVEIEVELDKEEEQTEPLMEVSSSYAPQQMWGRDTNDSQKETNFRNMPHDYNSTNGAEIELTLSEDEEDYYCSSVNMKDHQGPNASLLGSQSSMYGSDQNSENAEFNDSGRLYYCKHCDFSNKSARSVSTHYQRMHPYIKFSFRYILDPNDHSAVYRCLECYIDYTNFEDLQQHYGEHHPEAMNVLNFDHSDLIYRCRFCSYTSPNVRSLMPHYQRMHPTVKINNAMIFSSYVVEQQEGLNAESQTLREILNSAPKTMATSTPVARGAGVPATFNKNASKSFSPECENQKEPSVNSVVVYDCDVCSFASPNMHSVLVHYQKKHPEEKASYFRIQKTMRVVSVDRGSALAQLSFELGTPISPKLSNMASQPPPPPPPPPDLTTELYYCKHCSYSNRSVVGVLVHYQKRHPEIKVTAKYIRQTPPTAAMMRGGEMPPGIQRPPASMQLNRGSSESSVAPLENEMFFCQHCDYGNRTVKGVLIHYQKKHRDFKANADVIRQHTATIRSLCDRGQKKLSSSMPVPTSNAERDKAKLRALKCRQCSYTSPYFYALRKHIKKDHPSLKATVTSILRWAFLDGLIEAGYHCEWCIYSHTEPSGLLVHYQRRHPEHYVDYTYMATKLWAGPDPSPPALMMPSEAKTYKCRDCIFEASSIWDITNHYQAFHPWAMNGDESVLLDIIKEKDAAEKAGTQSDEVGTRVNSEDQITTSQMEQDVDCTEDSSLPQEKNVQLASANPAISSTPYQCTVCQSEYNNLHGLLTHYGKKHPGMKVKAADFAQDIDINPGAVYKCRHCPYINTRIHGVLTHYQKRHPSIKVTAEDFVHDVEQSNDMSQNDVEETSRIFKQGYGAYRCKLCPYTHGTLEKLKIHYEKYHNQPEFDVFAQSPPKASAAMEPESTPEIKASPEIAAEDIGEVAVPASHFSSSHLVSHTVFRCQLCKYFCSTRKGIARHYRIKHNNVRAQPEGKNNLFKCALCSYTNPIRKGLAAHYQKRHDIDAYYTHCLAASRTVSDKPSKVIIPSPPKDTSPQLSEELRRAVEKKKCSLCSFQSFSKKGIVSHYMKRHPGVFPKKQHASKLGGYFTAVYADEHEKQILGEERNDFEKSEVENETQEIEWLPFRCIKCFKLSFSTAELLCMHYTDHHSKDLKRDFTILGCGTRSQSSAYQCKHCDSKPHSMAELALHLNSHNEEFQKRAQRQERRKQLLSKQKYADGAFADFKQERTFGHLEDVSKFKERKVVGYKCKFCVEVHPTLRAICNHLRKHVQYGNVSSVTATVKQEAEDSSNTTLEGFEGAKDHGMVEFTEAESGASLEDETRPGGYHCSQCDRVLMSMQGLRSHERSHLALAMFTREDKYSCQYCSFVSAFRHNLDRHMQTHHGHHKPFRCKLCPFKSSYNSRLKTHILKAHAGEHAYKCSSCSFSTMTISQLKEHSLKVHGKALTLPRPRIVSLVASLAQHASKNHTPAEEVEDSNELHPDQSEGLDIRPINGAGHPANWWSWTSAPIRSSVGRVSGGPEFSRTSMGGDWQNCQILHTPNLLTFSSS; translated from the exons ATGGAGGTGCTGCAGTGCGATGGCTGTGATTTTCGAGCTCCATCCTATGAAGACCTTAAAGCTCACATTCAGGATGTTCACACTGCTTTTTTGCAGCCAACAGATGTTTCTGAGGAAAGTCCTAGCCAGCCAAGGTCTGGCTCCATGAATGCTAGCAACCAGACAGAGGTCGAATTTTCTTCTGTAAAAGATGAATTTACAATTGCAGATGAAATTGCAG ggCAAAATGCAGCTCAGATGGGGACTGGAAGTTATTATAGCCATAGCCAGAGTTTTTATAGCCAGCACATGGCCCCAAATCCTAAACCAACAAACAAGTTTTTCCAGTGCAAATTCTGTGTGCGTTACTTCAGATCCAAAAACCTTCTCATAGAACATACCCGAAAAGTGCATGGCACACAAGCTGGAGGGAGCTCTGTGGGACCGCCTGCTGCTGGATCCTTAAATTACAACATCATGATGCATGAGGGGTTTGGCAAAGTTTTCTCTTGCCAGTTCTGTACCTACAAATCGCCAAGGCGTGCAAGGATTATTAAGCACCAGAAAATGTATCACAAAAATAATCTAAAGGAGAGTTCAACTCCCCCTACTGCCACAGCTGCCATATCTGAATCTGCATCCGCATCCGTGCCGGTGCAGGAATCCTGCAAGGAGCTGCCTGCTGAAGTAGTAGAGCGTAGCATCTTGGAATCCATGGTCAAGCCTTTAACAAAGTCTAGGGGCAACTTTTGCTGCGAATGGTGTAGCTATCAGACCCCTCGAAGGGAACGCTGGTGTGACCACATGATGAAGAAGCATCGCAGCATGGTAAAAATACTGTCAAGCCTGAGACAGCAACAGGATGGAACCAGTTTGCCTGATGTGCAGAACAAAAGTGCACCAAACTCTGCCCCAAACTCCAACTATATCTCTATGAATGCTACAGGGCGTGAGATGCCGAATGCCAACGTCTCAAACTTCAGAGGCTCCATGAGTAACTCCCTTATCAGACCCAATTCTTCTACATCTTCAAAGTTTTCTTCTGTGTCTTATCCTCAAATGAAGCCTAAGTCACCTCATAACTCTGGTATGGTTAATTTGTCTGACAGATCCCGCTATGGAATAGCTGACATGACAAATTCTTCTGCTGACCTGGAAACTAATAGTATGCTAAATGACTCTAGCTCTGATGAAGAGCTAAATGAAATAGACAGTGAGAATGGCTTGAACTCCATGGATCACCAGACCTCAGGAATGTCTGCAGAGCAGCTGATGGGATCTGATGGTAACAAATTATTGGAAACAAAGGGGATCCCCTTTAGAAGATACATGAACAGGTTCCAGTGCCCTTTTTGCCCTTTCCTCACTATGCACCGCCGAAGCATCTCCCGCCATATTGAGAACATCCACCTCTCTGGGAAGACGGCTGTATACAAGTGCGATGAATGTCCTTTCACTTGTAAGAGTTCATTAAAACTTGGAGCTCATAAACAATGTCATACAGGTACAACATCAGATTGGGATGCTGTGAATTCCCAGAGTGAAAGCATAGCCTCCTCTCTGAATGAAAGCACAGTGTCTTATGAAAGTGGAAATATAAATGGCAGGAAGTCAGGCGGAATGATGGAATCtgtgcagcagcaacagcagcagtccCCTCAACCCCACTCTCAGCACCCCTATAAATGCACGCTGTGCAACTACTCCACAACTACTTTGAAAGGTCTCCGAGTTCATCAGCAACACAAGCATTCTTTTTGTGATAACTTGCCAAAATACGAGGGACCGTCATCCAATACTCCACAAGAGAGTGAGGTGGATGCCCATGCTGCCTCCAGCACTGTGAAGAAAAGCCAGACCTCAATTCTTGGGTTATCATCTAAAAATAACTTTGTAGCTAAGACCTCTCGAAAACTGACAAATGACTTTCCCCTAGATCTATCGCCTGTGAAGAAGCGAACTAGAATCGATGAAATAGCGAGCAACCTACAGAGCAAAATTAACCAAAACAAGCAACAAGAAGATGCAGTGATTAACGTAGAGGAtgatgaagaagaggaggaagacaaTGAAGTGGAGATAGAAGTAGAATTGGACAAGGAAGAAGAACAAACAGAGCCATTGATGGAGGTGTCTAGTTCCTATGCACCCCAGCAAATGTGGGGAAGAGATACTAATGATTCTCAGAAGGAGACTAATTTCAGGAACATGCCGCATGATTATAATTCCACCAATGGGGCAGAAATTGAGCTAACTTTATCTGAAGATGAGGAAGATTATTATTGCTCTTCTGTCAACATGAAGGATCATCAAGGGCCTAATGCATCTCTTCTGGGCAGCCAGTCGAGTATGTATGGATCTGATCAAAACAGTGAAAACGCAGAGTTTAATGATTCCGGACGGCTTTATTATTGCAAACACTGTGACTTTAGCAACAAATCTGCGAGGAGTGTTAGCACCCACTACCAACGGATGCATCCTTACATTAAGTTCAGCTTTAGGTATATATTGGACCCTAACGATCACAGTGCTGTGTACAGATGCCTTGAATGTTACATTGACTACACCAACTTTGAAGACCTGCAGCAGCATTACGGTGAGCATCATCCTGAAGCTATGAATGTACTCAACTTTGATCATTCTGATCTGATCTACCGCTGCCGCTTTTGCTCTTACACTAGCCCGAATGTTAGAAGCTTGATGCCGCACTACCAAAGAATGCACCCAACTGTTAAAATTAACAATGCAATGATATTTTCAAGCTATGTAGTCGAGCAGCAAGAAGGGTTAAATGCAGAGTCGCAAACACTGAGAGAGATCTTGAATTCTGCTCCCAAGACCATGGCAACTTCCACCCCAGTGGCCCGCGGGGCTGGAGTTCCTGCTACATTTAACAAAAATGCTTCAAAGAGTTTTAGTCCAGAATGTGAAAATCAGAAAGAGCCTTCAGTTAATAGCGTTGTGGTGTATGACTGTGATGTGTGTTCGTTTGCAAGCCCTAACATGCATTCTGTTCTGGTGCATTATCAGAAAAAACACCCTGAAGAAAAGGCTTCATATTTCAGGATTCAGAAGACCATGCGGGTGGTGTCTGTCGACAGGGGTTCTGCCCTAGCTCAACTGTCCTTTGAGCTGGGAACTCCCATCTCCCCAAAACTGTCCAACATGGCTTCACAGccaccacctcccccccccccaccaccagacCTCACCACTGAACTCTACTACTGCAAGCACTGTTCATATAGCAACCGCTCGGTGGTGGGAGTGCTCGTCCACTATCAGAAAAGGCATCCAGAAATAAAGGTCACTGCGAAATACATTAGGCAGACGCCCCCCACAGCAGCAATGATGAGGGGTGGTGAAATGCCACCTGGCATTCAGAGGCCACCAGCGTCTATGCAGCTGAACAGGGGCAGCTCTGAGAGCTCTGTGGCTCCCCTTGAGAATGAAATGTTCTTCTGTCAGCATTGTGACTATGGAAATCGGACCGTTAAAGGCGTGCTCATTCATTATCAAAAGAAGCATCGTGACTTCAAAGCCAATGCAGATGTGATCAGACAGCACACAGCCACGATTAGAAGCCTTTGCGATCGTGGCCAGAAAAAATTGTCCAGCAGCATGCCTGTGCCCACTTCCAATGCAGAGCGGGACAAGGCTAAACTAAGAGCTCTCAAATGCCGGCAGTGTTCCTACACGTCGCCTTATTTTTACGCACTGAGGAAGCATATTAAGAAAGACCATCCAAGCCTGAAGGCCACAGTTACATCCATTTTACGATGGGCATTTTTGGATGGCTTAATAGAAGCTGGTTATCACTGTGAATGGTGTATTTATTCACATACAGAGCCTAGCGGTTTGCTCGTGCATTACCAAAGGAGACATCCTGAGCATTATGTTGACTATACATACATGGCCACTAAACTCTGGGCAGGTCCAgatccttcccctccagccctaATGATGCCATCAGAGGCAAAAACCTATAAATGCAGAGACTGCATTTTTGAAGCATCTTCCATTTGGGATATTACTAATCACTATCAGGCTTTTCATCCTTGGGCCATGAATGGGGATGAATCTGTGTTGCTGGATATCATCAAGGAGAAAGATGCTGCTGAGAAAGCTGGTACTCAGTCCGATGAAGTTGGGACTAGGGTTAATTCTGAAGACCAGATAACCACATCACAGATGGAACAGGACGTGGATTGTACAGAAGACTCCAGCCTCCCCCAAGAAAAAAATGTCCAGCTGGCCTCTGCAAACCCTGCGATATCCTCCACGCCGTATCAGTGCACAGTATGCCAGTCTGAATACAATAACTTGCACGGCCTCCTGACACATTATGGCAAAAAACATCCTGGCATGAAAGTTAAAGCTGCAGATTTTGCACAGGACATAGACATTAACCCAGGAGCCGTGTACAAGTGCAGGCATTGCCCTTACATTAATACGCGCATCCACGGTGTCCTTACACACTACCAGAAACGGCATCCGTCAATAAAGGTCACCGCTGAGGATTTTGTGCATGACGTGGAGCAGTCTAATGACATGTCCCAGAATGATGTGGAAGAAACAAGTAGGATTTTCAAGCAAGGGTATGGTGCTTACAGATGCAAATTATGCCCTTATACCCATGGCACTTTGGAAAAGCTTAAAATTCACTATGAAAAATACCACAACCAACCTGAATTTGATGTGTTTGCGCAGTCACCACCAAAGGCGTCTGCGGCCATGGAGCCGGAGAGTACCCCTGAAATAAAGGCTTCTCCAGAAATTGCTGCTGAGGACATCGGAGAAGTCGCCGTGCCAGCTTCTCATTTCTCCAGCTCTCATCTCGTGTCTCACACAGTATTCCGGTGCCAGCTGTGCAAATATTTCTGCTCCACCCGGAAGGGGATAGCCAGGCACTACCGCATCAAACACAACAATGTCCGGGCGCAGCCGGAAGGCAAAAACAACCTCTTCAAGTGTGCTTTGTGTTCCTACACAAACCCCATCCGCAAAGGGCTTGCAGCACACTACCAGAAACGGCACGACATTGACGCTTATTACACTCATTGCCTGGCAGCCTCCAGGACGGTAAGTGACAAGCCCAGTAAAGTGATCATTCCGTCTCCTCCCAAAGACACCTCTCCTCAACTGAGCGAGGAGCTGAGGAGGGCAGTGGAAAAGAAGAAGTGCTCGCTTTGTTCCTTCCAGTCCTTTAGCAAAAAAGGCATCGTGTCCCACTACATGAAACGTCACCCTGGTGTTTTCCCTAAGAAGCAGCATGCGAGCAAGCTAGGGGGCTACTTTACAGCTGTGTATGCTGACGAGCATGAAAAGCAGATCCTAGGTGAGGAGAGAAATGATTTTGAAAAGTCTGAGGTGGAGAATGAGACTCAGGAAATCGAGTGGCTTCCTTTCAGGTGTATAAAATGTTTCAAACTGTCCTTCAGCACCGCCGAGCTGCTGTGTATGCATTACACTGACCACCACAGCAAGGATTTGAAGAGAGACTTTACCATACTGGGATGTGGCACCCGCTCTCAGAGCTCTGCCTACCAGTGCAAGCACTGTGATAGCAAACCGCATAGCATGGCGGAGCTGGCCTTGCATTTGAACAGTCACAATGAGGAATTCCAGAAGCGTGCCCAACGTCAAGAGAGGAGGAAACAGCTTTTGAGCAAGCAGAAATATGCAGATGGTGCTTTTGCAGATTTCAAACAAGAGAGG ACATTCGGTCACTTGGAAGATGTATCAAAATTTAAGGAGAGGAAAGTTGTTGGatacaaatgtaaattttgtGTGGAAGTTCATCCCACCCTTCGAGCCATCTGTAATCACCTTCGCAAGCATGTTCAGTATGGGAATGTCTCGTCTGTGACAGCTACCGTAAAG CAGGAAGCGGAAGATTCTTCAAACACAACTTTGGAGGGTTTTGAGGGAGCAAAAGACCATGGCATGGTGGAATTTACAGAAGCTGAATCTGGAGCATCCTTGGAAGATGAAACCAGGCCTGGGGGATACCACTGCAGCCAGTGTGACCGGGTTTTGATGTCTATGCAGGGTCTGCGATCTCATGAGAGAAGTCATTTGGCTCTGGCCATGTTTACCCGTGAAGACAAGTACAGCTGCCAGTATTGCTCCTTTGTCTCTGCTTTCAGGCACAA TTTGGATCGCCATATGCAGACTCACCACGGACACCATAAACCATTCCGTTGCAAACTCTGCCCATTCAAGTCTTCCTATAATAGCCGCCTGAAAACTCATATACTCAAAGCTCATGCTG